A genomic stretch from Helianthus annuus cultivar XRQ/B chromosome 1, HanXRQr2.0-SUNRISE, whole genome shotgun sequence includes:
- the LOC110875074 gene encoding disease resistance protein RPV1 isoform X3, with the protein MVVLTEISEESSYNYDVFLSFRGADTRNNFTDHLLKALREASIRTFFDDAEIRIGETLKPELENAIKSSRASVIVLSKNYASSTWCLDELALIMEQRRTSKHIVFPIFYHVMPSDVRKQRNSFGDAMAEHTQRMETELNSEKRSEWAHRIEKWKKALTEVADMKGKEANGRETKLIEEIVKDISSRLELHKRSDIPKLIGMESSVRTITSFLNDASSHTTDVLTICGMAGIGKTHLADYIFKSHYLELCTSQKRLLKLQKQLLKDIQATSWMDIDNVKAATSKIENSLFRKRSFLVLDGINDSEQLDALIGTKGIHPGSKIIITSKNGSLTEKCKLFEAQVPPKHTKHLLHGLNDKDSLQLLTWQAFGCHEPNEGDKKKMKKVVQYCKGHPLALKVLGSSFRSEDATWEDILESLGKEINPDIKKVLKISYDSLPSEKDKELFKYIACLFVGEDRKFTEDILKACGICKPSGIKVLVNRCLLTVRSFGELMMHQLLQDMGRDVVRQESPNRPWERSNLWNHEECLDVLQNKQGTAITQGLALDMRTFENDTWKEPSSANMQMFGFRSYPSFSCLWWLVGWVSGMCSSSRKTKGDFETLALSEMRNLKLLQLNYVQLSGSYKNFPHGIRWLCMHGFPLSYIPSDLQMENLVALDLSNSKLQQLWKKPKLLRSLKFLNLSNCRELVRVGHFSGLPLLERLTLARCTSLIEVCESISTCCQKLEILDLSECNKLKELPRSIGKLKKLTQLLIDGCSNLGEFPADNVNMKSHGCSSSTMVPRTPKSFASSLPRSLVTLSLKDCNLYNESFPMDFSNLPMLKKLYLDGNPMDSMPDCVRSLTRLETLSFSRCWNLKTVLCAPIQLKRLDVGICTSLEKIKFHPEKSAVPRVIYHPSYTLTEIQHIFKIQALSEIDEEVLCSLGWINIAYLNPCRLSKATWSFQAKKLPAQMIYEHGIFSTYLQGQEVPKWFTQRSSGSLFTLQSSPEKGKIKWLNVCIVHTISSMKEAGPSRIEISNLTKKSSWTYEPMMYLVPEDDAFEDGDEVVVVWLSHWMFGKNEFEDGDKVLINFSVLQSLRIRYVGQGPDYANVREYGISPVYDDGKQKEDALGYYKSWKHIIGGDLSDYKVSPSHYRLKRYFWLLSNQNTGQGVL; encoded by the exons ATGGTTGTTCTTACTGAAATTTCTGAAGAGTCTTCTTACAATTATGATGTATTTTTAAGCTTTAGAGGTGCGGATACTCGCAACAATTTCACCGATCATCTTCTCAAAGCACTCCGGGAAGCCTCTATCCGCACGTTCTTCGATGATGCTGAGATTCGAATAGGAGAGACTCTAAAACCGGAACTGGAGAATGCAATTAAGTCATCAAGGGCTTCTGTTATCGTGCTGTCCAAGAATTACGCTTCTTCCACATGGTGCCTTGATGAACTGGCACTCATCATGGAGCAGAGAAGGACCTCCAAACATATTGTTTTCCCCATCTTCTATCATGTTATGCCTTCCGATGTCAGGAAACAACGAAACAGCTTCGGAGATGCAATGGCTGAGCATACACAGAGGATGGAAACCGAGTTAAATTCAGAGAAAAGAAGTGAATGGGCTCACAGGATAGAGAAATGGAAGAAAGCATTAACAGAAGTTGCTGATATGAAAGGGAAGGAAGCAAACGGCAG AGAGACGAAGCTTATTGAAGAAATTGTTAAAGATATAAGTAGCAGATTAGAACTACACAAAAGGAGTGATATTCCAAAACTAATTGGGATGGAGTCTTCAGTTAGGACCATCACTTCATTCTTGAACGACGCATCTTCTCATACCACTGACGTTCTCACAATATGTGGTATGGCTGGGATAGGAAAGACACATTTGGCAGACTATATCTTCAAGTCACACTATCTTGAGTT GTGCACATCCCAAAAGCGATTGCTTAAATTGCAGAAACAGCTCCTTAAAGATATTCAAGCGACAAGTTGGATGGACATAGATAATGTTAAGGCAGCCACCTCAAAGATTGAGAATTCACTTTTTAGGAAAAGATCTTTTCTTGTTCTTGATGGTATAAATGACTCTGAGCAGTTGGATGCATTAATTGGGACAAAAGGCATTCATCCTGGAAGTAAAATCATAATAACTTCTAAAAATGGATCGCTAACAGAAAAATGTAAGCTGTTTGAAGCACAAGTTCCACCAAAGCATACTAAGCACTTGCTTCATGGCTTAAATGATAAGGATTCTCTTCAGCTTTTAACTTGGCAAGCCTTTGGATGCCATGAACCCAACGAAggtgataaaaagaaaatgaagaagGTCGTACAATACTGCAAAGGACATCCATTGGCTCTTAAAGTTTTGGGCAGTTCTTTCCGTAGTGAAGACGCTACATGGGAGGATATCTTAGAATCACTGGGTAAAGAAATTAATCCAGATATTAAAAAGGTCCTGAAAATAAGTTACGACTCTTTGCCATCTGAAAAAGACAAGGAACTGTTTAAATACATTGCTTGTTTATTCGTTGGCGAAGATAGAAAGTTCACTGAAGACATATTGAAAGCATGTGGCATATGCAAACCATCTGGGATCAAGGTTCTCGTTAATAGATGCCTTCTCACTGTACGATCATTTGGCGAATTGATGATGCATCAACTTCTTCAAGACATGGGGAGAGATGTAGTCCGTCAAGAATCACCAAACAGGCCATGGGAGCGAAGTAATTTATGGAATCATGAGGAGTGTTTGGATGTGTTGCAAAATAAACAG GGAACAGCAATAACTCAAGGACTGGCCCTTGACATGAGAACATTTGAGAATGACACATGGAAAGAACCAAGTAGTGCCAATATGCAAATGTTTGGATTTAGATCATATCCATCATTCAGTTGTCTTTGGTGGTTAGTTGGTTGGGTTTCAGGAATGTGTTCCTCATCTCGTAAAACAAAAGGTGACTTTGAGACACTTGCTTTAAGTGAAATGCGTAACTTAAAACTACTCCAACTGAACTATGTACAACTCAGTGGATCCTACAAGAATTTTCCTCATGGTATAAGATGGTTATGCATGCATGGATTCCCTTTGAGTTATATTCCGTCAGACTTACAAATGGAGAATTTGGTAGCTCTTGACTTGTCTAATAGCAAACTACAACAGCTTTGGAAGAAGCCCAAG CTGCTCAGGTCACTGAAGTTTCTTAATCTGAGTAATTGTCGTGAGCTTGTTAGAGTGGGTCACTTCTCTGGGCTCCCTCTACTTGAAAGGTTGACACTCGCTAGATGCACAAGTCTCATTGAGGTCTGTGAGTCAATTAGCACTTGTTGTCAAAAACTTGAAATCCTTGATTTGAGTGAATGCAATAAGTTGAAGGAACTTCCAAGAAGCATAGGAAAGCTAAAGAAGCTTACTCAACTTCTAATAGATGGTTGTTCAAATCTTGGTGAATTTCCAGCTGACAATGTTAACATGAAGTCTCATGGGTGTTCTTCCTCTACCATGGTACCAAGAACTCCCAAGTCCTTTGCGAGTTCTTTACCAAGATCACTAGTAACGTTGTCCCTTAAAGATTGTAATCTGTATAATGAATCATTTCCTATGGATTTTAGTAACCTTCCAATGTTGAAGAAGTTGTATTTGGATGGAAATCCAATGGATTCCATGCCTGATTGTGTGAGAAGCCTTACTAGGCTGGAGACACTCAGTTTTTCTAGGTGTTGGAACCTGAAAACAGTCTTGTGTGCTCCAATCCAATTAAAGCGGTTGGATGTAGGCATTTGCACCTCATTGGAGAAAATAAAATTTCATCCAGAAAAGTCAGCTGTACCTAGAGTTATTTATCACCCAAGTTATACCCTGACTGAGATCCAGCACATATTCAAAATACAAGCTTTATCAGAAATTGATGAAGAGGTATTATGCAGTTTGGGTTGGATTAATATAGCATATTTGAACCCCTGCCGGTTGTCGAAGGCCACTTGGAGTTTTCAAGCAAAAAAACTTCCAGCACAG ATGATCTATGAACATGGAATATTCAGCACGTATCTTCAAGGGCAAGAGGTTCCAAAGTGGTTCACTCAAAGAAGCAGTGGGTCATTATTTACCTTGCAATCATCTCCTGAAAAAGGTAAGATTAAATGGCTAAATGTGTGCATTGTGCATACGATTTCAAGCATGAAGGAAGCTGGTCCTTCAAGAATTGAAATTAGCAATCTGACAAAGAAGTCCTCCTGGACATACGAGCCTATGATGTATCTTGTTCCAGAAGATGATGCGTTTGAAGATGGTGATGAAGTAGTTGTAGTATGGTTAAGCCATTGGATGTTTGGGAAAAATGAGTTTGAAGATGGTGATAAAGTTCTCATTAACTTTAGTGTACTCCAATCGTTGCGTATTCGCTATGTTGGTCAAGGCCCAGATTATGCAAATGTAAGGGAGTATGGAATTAGCCCTGTGTATGATGATGGAAAGCAGAAAGAAGATGCTTTGGGTTATTACAAGTCATGGAAGCACATCATTGGTGGGGATCTCTCTGATTATAAAGTCTCCCCAAGTCATTACCGTCTAAAACGCTACTTTTGGCTTTTAAGTAATCAAAATACGGGTCAGGGTGTTCTGTAA
- the LOC110875074 gene encoding disease resistance protein RPV1 isoform X2, with protein MVVLTEISEESSYNYDVFLSFRGADTRNNFTDHLLKALREASIRTFFDDAEIRIGETLKPELENAIKSSRASVIVLSKNYASSTWCLDELALIMEQRRTSKHIVFPIFYHVMPSDVRKQRNSFGDAMAEHTQRMETELNSEKRSEWAHRIEKWKKALTEVADMKGKEANGRETKLIEEIVKDISSRLELHKRSDIPKLIGMESSVRTITSFLNDASSHTTDVLTICGMAGIGKTHLADYIFKSHYLEFESSCFLEDIERRCTSQKRLLKLQKQLLKDIQATSWMDIDNVKAATSKIENSLFRKRSFLVLDGINDSEQLDALIGTKGIHPGSKIIITSKNGSLTEKCKLFEAQVPPKHTKHLLHGLNDKDSLQLLTWQAFGCHEPNEGDKKKMKKVVQYCKGHPLALKVLGSSFRSEDATWEDILESLGKEINPDIKKVLKISYDSLPSEKDKELFKYIACLFVGEDRKFTEDILKACGICKPSGIKVLVNRCLLTVRSFGELMMHQLLQDMGRDVVRQESPNRPWERSNLWNHEECLDVLQNKQGTAITQGLALDMRTFENDTWKEPSSANMQMFGFRSYPSFSCLWWLVGWVSGMCSSSRKTKGDFETLALSEMRNLKLLQLNYVQLSGSYKNFPHGIRWLCMHGFPLSYIPSDLQMENLVALDLSNSKLQQLWKKPKLLRSLKFLNLSNCRELVRVGHFSGLPLLERLTLARCTSLIEVCESISTCCQKLEILDLSECNKLKELPRSIGKLKKLTQLLIDGCSNLGEFPADNVNMVPRTPKSFASSLPRSLVTLSLKDCNLYNESFPMDFSNLPMLKKLYLDGNPMDSMPDCVRSLTRLETLSFSRCWNLKTVLCAPIQLKRLDVGICTSLEKIKFHPEKSAVPRVIYHPSYTLTEIQHIFKIQALSEIDEEVLCSLGWINIAYLNPCRLSKATWSFQAKKLPAQMIYEHGIFSTYLQGQEVPKWFTQRSSGSLFTLQSSPEKGKIKWLNVCIVHTISSMKEAGPSRIEISNLTKKSSWTYEPMMYLVPEDDAFEDGDEVVVVWLSHWMFGKNEFEDGDKVLINFSVLQSLRIRYVGQGPDYANVREYGISPVYDDGKQKEDALGYYKSWKHIIGGDLSDYKVSPSHYRLKRYFWLLSNQNTGQGVL; from the exons ATGGTTGTTCTTACTGAAATTTCTGAAGAGTCTTCTTACAATTATGATGTATTTTTAAGCTTTAGAGGTGCGGATACTCGCAACAATTTCACCGATCATCTTCTCAAAGCACTCCGGGAAGCCTCTATCCGCACGTTCTTCGATGATGCTGAGATTCGAATAGGAGAGACTCTAAAACCGGAACTGGAGAATGCAATTAAGTCATCAAGGGCTTCTGTTATCGTGCTGTCCAAGAATTACGCTTCTTCCACATGGTGCCTTGATGAACTGGCACTCATCATGGAGCAGAGAAGGACCTCCAAACATATTGTTTTCCCCATCTTCTATCATGTTATGCCTTCCGATGTCAGGAAACAACGAAACAGCTTCGGAGATGCAATGGCTGAGCATACACAGAGGATGGAAACCGAGTTAAATTCAGAGAAAAGAAGTGAATGGGCTCACAGGATAGAGAAATGGAAGAAAGCATTAACAGAAGTTGCTGATATGAAAGGGAAGGAAGCAAACGGCAG AGAGACGAAGCTTATTGAAGAAATTGTTAAAGATATAAGTAGCAGATTAGAACTACACAAAAGGAGTGATATTCCAAAACTAATTGGGATGGAGTCTTCAGTTAGGACCATCACTTCATTCTTGAACGACGCATCTTCTCATACCACTGACGTTCTCACAATATGTGGTATGGCTGGGATAGGAAAGACACATTTGGCAGACTATATCTTCAAGTCACACTATCTTGAGTTCGAAAGCAGCTGCTTTCTTGAAGATATCGAAAGGAGGTGCACATCCCAAAAGCGATTGCTTAAATTGCAGAAACAGCTCCTTAAAGATATTCAAGCGACAAGTTGGATGGACATAGATAATGTTAAGGCAGCCACCTCAAAGATTGAGAATTCACTTTTTAGGAAAAGATCTTTTCTTGTTCTTGATGGTATAAATGACTCTGAGCAGTTGGATGCATTAATTGGGACAAAAGGCATTCATCCTGGAAGTAAAATCATAATAACTTCTAAAAATGGATCGCTAACAGAAAAATGTAAGCTGTTTGAAGCACAAGTTCCACCAAAGCATACTAAGCACTTGCTTCATGGCTTAAATGATAAGGATTCTCTTCAGCTTTTAACTTGGCAAGCCTTTGGATGCCATGAACCCAACGAAggtgataaaaagaaaatgaagaagGTCGTACAATACTGCAAAGGACATCCATTGGCTCTTAAAGTTTTGGGCAGTTCTTTCCGTAGTGAAGACGCTACATGGGAGGATATCTTAGAATCACTGGGTAAAGAAATTAATCCAGATATTAAAAAGGTCCTGAAAATAAGTTACGACTCTTTGCCATCTGAAAAAGACAAGGAACTGTTTAAATACATTGCTTGTTTATTCGTTGGCGAAGATAGAAAGTTCACTGAAGACATATTGAAAGCATGTGGCATATGCAAACCATCTGGGATCAAGGTTCTCGTTAATAGATGCCTTCTCACTGTACGATCATTTGGCGAATTGATGATGCATCAACTTCTTCAAGACATGGGGAGAGATGTAGTCCGTCAAGAATCACCAAACAGGCCATGGGAGCGAAGTAATTTATGGAATCATGAGGAGTGTTTGGATGTGTTGCAAAATAAACAG GGAACAGCAATAACTCAAGGACTGGCCCTTGACATGAGAACATTTGAGAATGACACATGGAAAGAACCAAGTAGTGCCAATATGCAAATGTTTGGATTTAGATCATATCCATCATTCAGTTGTCTTTGGTGGTTAGTTGGTTGGGTTTCAGGAATGTGTTCCTCATCTCGTAAAACAAAAGGTGACTTTGAGACACTTGCTTTAAGTGAAATGCGTAACTTAAAACTACTCCAACTGAACTATGTACAACTCAGTGGATCCTACAAGAATTTTCCTCATGGTATAAGATGGTTATGCATGCATGGATTCCCTTTGAGTTATATTCCGTCAGACTTACAAATGGAGAATTTGGTAGCTCTTGACTTGTCTAATAGCAAACTACAACAGCTTTGGAAGAAGCCCAAG CTGCTCAGGTCACTGAAGTTTCTTAATCTGAGTAATTGTCGTGAGCTTGTTAGAGTGGGTCACTTCTCTGGGCTCCCTCTACTTGAAAGGTTGACACTCGCTAGATGCACAAGTCTCATTGAGGTCTGTGAGTCAATTAGCACTTGTTGTCAAAAACTTGAAATCCTTGATTTGAGTGAATGCAATAAGTTGAAGGAACTTCCAAGAAGCATAGGAAAGCTAAAGAAGCTTACTCAACTTCTAATAGATGGTTGTTCAAATCTTGGTGAATTTCCAGCTGACAATGTTAA CATGGTACCAAGAACTCCCAAGTCCTTTGCGAGTTCTTTACCAAGATCACTAGTAACGTTGTCCCTTAAAGATTGTAATCTGTATAATGAATCATTTCCTATGGATTTTAGTAACCTTCCAATGTTGAAGAAGTTGTATTTGGATGGAAATCCAATGGATTCCATGCCTGATTGTGTGAGAAGCCTTACTAGGCTGGAGACACTCAGTTTTTCTAGGTGTTGGAACCTGAAAACAGTCTTGTGTGCTCCAATCCAATTAAAGCGGTTGGATGTAGGCATTTGCACCTCATTGGAGAAAATAAAATTTCATCCAGAAAAGTCAGCTGTACCTAGAGTTATTTATCACCCAAGTTATACCCTGACTGAGATCCAGCACATATTCAAAATACAAGCTTTATCAGAAATTGATGAAGAGGTATTATGCAGTTTGGGTTGGATTAATATAGCATATTTGAACCCCTGCCGGTTGTCGAAGGCCACTTGGAGTTTTCAAGCAAAAAAACTTCCAGCACAG ATGATCTATGAACATGGAATATTCAGCACGTATCTTCAAGGGCAAGAGGTTCCAAAGTGGTTCACTCAAAGAAGCAGTGGGTCATTATTTACCTTGCAATCATCTCCTGAAAAAGGTAAGATTAAATGGCTAAATGTGTGCATTGTGCATACGATTTCAAGCATGAAGGAAGCTGGTCCTTCAAGAATTGAAATTAGCAATCTGACAAAGAAGTCCTCCTGGACATACGAGCCTATGATGTATCTTGTTCCAGAAGATGATGCGTTTGAAGATGGTGATGAAGTAGTTGTAGTATGGTTAAGCCATTGGATGTTTGGGAAAAATGAGTTTGAAGATGGTGATAAAGTTCTCATTAACTTTAGTGTACTCCAATCGTTGCGTATTCGCTATGTTGGTCAAGGCCCAGATTATGCAAATGTAAGGGAGTATGGAATTAGCCCTGTGTATGATGATGGAAAGCAGAAAGAAGATGCTTTGGGTTATTACAAGTCATGGAAGCACATCATTGGTGGGGATCTCTCTGATTATAAAGTCTCCCCAAGTCATTACCGTCTAAAACGCTACTTTTGGCTTTTAAGTAATCAAAATACGGGTCAGGGTGTTCTGTAA
- the LOC110875074 gene encoding disease resistance protein RPV1 isoform X1, whose amino-acid sequence MVVLTEISEESSYNYDVFLSFRGADTRNNFTDHLLKALREASIRTFFDDAEIRIGETLKPELENAIKSSRASVIVLSKNYASSTWCLDELALIMEQRRTSKHIVFPIFYHVMPSDVRKQRNSFGDAMAEHTQRMETELNSEKRSEWAHRIEKWKKALTEVADMKGKEANGRETKLIEEIVKDISSRLELHKRSDIPKLIGMESSVRTITSFLNDASSHTTDVLTICGMAGIGKTHLADYIFKSHYLEFESSCFLEDIERRCTSQKRLLKLQKQLLKDIQATSWMDIDNVKAATSKIENSLFRKRSFLVLDGINDSEQLDALIGTKGIHPGSKIIITSKNGSLTEKCKLFEAQVPPKHTKHLLHGLNDKDSLQLLTWQAFGCHEPNEGDKKKMKKVVQYCKGHPLALKVLGSSFRSEDATWEDILESLGKEINPDIKKVLKISYDSLPSEKDKELFKYIACLFVGEDRKFTEDILKACGICKPSGIKVLVNRCLLTVRSFGELMMHQLLQDMGRDVVRQESPNRPWERSNLWNHEECLDVLQNKQGTAITQGLALDMRTFENDTWKEPSSANMQMFGFRSYPSFSCLWWLVGWVSGMCSSSRKTKGDFETLALSEMRNLKLLQLNYVQLSGSYKNFPHGIRWLCMHGFPLSYIPSDLQMENLVALDLSNSKLQQLWKKPKLLRSLKFLNLSNCRELVRVGHFSGLPLLERLTLARCTSLIEVCESISTCCQKLEILDLSECNKLKELPRSIGKLKKLTQLLIDGCSNLGEFPADNVNMKSHGCSSSTMVPRTPKSFASSLPRSLVTLSLKDCNLYNESFPMDFSNLPMLKKLYLDGNPMDSMPDCVRSLTRLETLSFSRCWNLKTVLCAPIQLKRLDVGICTSLEKIKFHPEKSAVPRVIYHPSYTLTEIQHIFKIQALSEIDEEVLCSLGWINIAYLNPCRLSKATWSFQAKKLPAQMIYEHGIFSTYLQGQEVPKWFTQRSSGSLFTLQSSPEKGKIKWLNVCIVHTISSMKEAGPSRIEISNLTKKSSWTYEPMMYLVPEDDAFEDGDEVVVVWLSHWMFGKNEFEDGDKVLINFSVLQSLRIRYVGQGPDYANVREYGISPVYDDGKQKEDALGYYKSWKHIIGGDLSDYKVSPSHYRLKRYFWLLSNQNTGQGVL is encoded by the exons ATGGTTGTTCTTACTGAAATTTCTGAAGAGTCTTCTTACAATTATGATGTATTTTTAAGCTTTAGAGGTGCGGATACTCGCAACAATTTCACCGATCATCTTCTCAAAGCACTCCGGGAAGCCTCTATCCGCACGTTCTTCGATGATGCTGAGATTCGAATAGGAGAGACTCTAAAACCGGAACTGGAGAATGCAATTAAGTCATCAAGGGCTTCTGTTATCGTGCTGTCCAAGAATTACGCTTCTTCCACATGGTGCCTTGATGAACTGGCACTCATCATGGAGCAGAGAAGGACCTCCAAACATATTGTTTTCCCCATCTTCTATCATGTTATGCCTTCCGATGTCAGGAAACAACGAAACAGCTTCGGAGATGCAATGGCTGAGCATACACAGAGGATGGAAACCGAGTTAAATTCAGAGAAAAGAAGTGAATGGGCTCACAGGATAGAGAAATGGAAGAAAGCATTAACAGAAGTTGCTGATATGAAAGGGAAGGAAGCAAACGGCAG AGAGACGAAGCTTATTGAAGAAATTGTTAAAGATATAAGTAGCAGATTAGAACTACACAAAAGGAGTGATATTCCAAAACTAATTGGGATGGAGTCTTCAGTTAGGACCATCACTTCATTCTTGAACGACGCATCTTCTCATACCACTGACGTTCTCACAATATGTGGTATGGCTGGGATAGGAAAGACACATTTGGCAGACTATATCTTCAAGTCACACTATCTTGAGTTCGAAAGCAGCTGCTTTCTTGAAGATATCGAAAGGAGGTGCACATCCCAAAAGCGATTGCTTAAATTGCAGAAACAGCTCCTTAAAGATATTCAAGCGACAAGTTGGATGGACATAGATAATGTTAAGGCAGCCACCTCAAAGATTGAGAATTCACTTTTTAGGAAAAGATCTTTTCTTGTTCTTGATGGTATAAATGACTCTGAGCAGTTGGATGCATTAATTGGGACAAAAGGCATTCATCCTGGAAGTAAAATCATAATAACTTCTAAAAATGGATCGCTAACAGAAAAATGTAAGCTGTTTGAAGCACAAGTTCCACCAAAGCATACTAAGCACTTGCTTCATGGCTTAAATGATAAGGATTCTCTTCAGCTTTTAACTTGGCAAGCCTTTGGATGCCATGAACCCAACGAAggtgataaaaagaaaatgaagaagGTCGTACAATACTGCAAAGGACATCCATTGGCTCTTAAAGTTTTGGGCAGTTCTTTCCGTAGTGAAGACGCTACATGGGAGGATATCTTAGAATCACTGGGTAAAGAAATTAATCCAGATATTAAAAAGGTCCTGAAAATAAGTTACGACTCTTTGCCATCTGAAAAAGACAAGGAACTGTTTAAATACATTGCTTGTTTATTCGTTGGCGAAGATAGAAAGTTCACTGAAGACATATTGAAAGCATGTGGCATATGCAAACCATCTGGGATCAAGGTTCTCGTTAATAGATGCCTTCTCACTGTACGATCATTTGGCGAATTGATGATGCATCAACTTCTTCAAGACATGGGGAGAGATGTAGTCCGTCAAGAATCACCAAACAGGCCATGGGAGCGAAGTAATTTATGGAATCATGAGGAGTGTTTGGATGTGTTGCAAAATAAACAG GGAACAGCAATAACTCAAGGACTGGCCCTTGACATGAGAACATTTGAGAATGACACATGGAAAGAACCAAGTAGTGCCAATATGCAAATGTTTGGATTTAGATCATATCCATCATTCAGTTGTCTTTGGTGGTTAGTTGGTTGGGTTTCAGGAATGTGTTCCTCATCTCGTAAAACAAAAGGTGACTTTGAGACACTTGCTTTAAGTGAAATGCGTAACTTAAAACTACTCCAACTGAACTATGTACAACTCAGTGGATCCTACAAGAATTTTCCTCATGGTATAAGATGGTTATGCATGCATGGATTCCCTTTGAGTTATATTCCGTCAGACTTACAAATGGAGAATTTGGTAGCTCTTGACTTGTCTAATAGCAAACTACAACAGCTTTGGAAGAAGCCCAAG CTGCTCAGGTCACTGAAGTTTCTTAATCTGAGTAATTGTCGTGAGCTTGTTAGAGTGGGTCACTTCTCTGGGCTCCCTCTACTTGAAAGGTTGACACTCGCTAGATGCACAAGTCTCATTGAGGTCTGTGAGTCAATTAGCACTTGTTGTCAAAAACTTGAAATCCTTGATTTGAGTGAATGCAATAAGTTGAAGGAACTTCCAAGAAGCATAGGAAAGCTAAAGAAGCTTACTCAACTTCTAATAGATGGTTGTTCAAATCTTGGTGAATTTCCAGCTGACAATGTTAACATGAAGTCTCATGGGTGTTCTTCCTCTACCATGGTACCAAGAACTCCCAAGTCCTTTGCGAGTTCTTTACCAAGATCACTAGTAACGTTGTCCCTTAAAGATTGTAATCTGTATAATGAATCATTTCCTATGGATTTTAGTAACCTTCCAATGTTGAAGAAGTTGTATTTGGATGGAAATCCAATGGATTCCATGCCTGATTGTGTGAGAAGCCTTACTAGGCTGGAGACACTCAGTTTTTCTAGGTGTTGGAACCTGAAAACAGTCTTGTGTGCTCCAATCCAATTAAAGCGGTTGGATGTAGGCATTTGCACCTCATTGGAGAAAATAAAATTTCATCCAGAAAAGTCAGCTGTACCTAGAGTTATTTATCACCCAAGTTATACCCTGACTGAGATCCAGCACATATTCAAAATACAAGCTTTATCAGAAATTGATGAAGAGGTATTATGCAGTTTGGGTTGGATTAATATAGCATATTTGAACCCCTGCCGGTTGTCGAAGGCCACTTGGAGTTTTCAAGCAAAAAAACTTCCAGCACAG ATGATCTATGAACATGGAATATTCAGCACGTATCTTCAAGGGCAAGAGGTTCCAAAGTGGTTCACTCAAAGAAGCAGTGGGTCATTATTTACCTTGCAATCATCTCCTGAAAAAGGTAAGATTAAATGGCTAAATGTGTGCATTGTGCATACGATTTCAAGCATGAAGGAAGCTGGTCCTTCAAGAATTGAAATTAGCAATCTGACAAAGAAGTCCTCCTGGACATACGAGCCTATGATGTATCTTGTTCCAGAAGATGATGCGTTTGAAGATGGTGATGAAGTAGTTGTAGTATGGTTAAGCCATTGGATGTTTGGGAAAAATGAGTTTGAAGATGGTGATAAAGTTCTCATTAACTTTAGTGTACTCCAATCGTTGCGTATTCGCTATGTTGGTCAAGGCCCAGATTATGCAAATGTAAGGGAGTATGGAATTAGCCCTGTGTATGATGATGGAAAGCAGAAAGAAGATGCTTTGGGTTATTACAAGTCATGGAAGCACATCATTGGTGGGGATCTCTCTGATTATAAAGTCTCCCCAAGTCATTACCGTCTAAAACGCTACTTTTGGCTTTTAAGTAATCAAAATACGGGTCAGGGTGTTCTGTAA